Proteins from one Streptosporangium becharense genomic window:
- a CDS encoding restriction endonuclease subunit S: MSEWPTVRFEELAAAEKSAFSKPYGSAITKEDYIPQGIPVVRGVNLSKGVFLDDEFVFISGEKADQIPGANLAPGDLVFTHRGTVGQISMIPRTPRYHRYVLSTSQVKARLDPKRSLPEFYYYWFSSPDGQHELLQNVSTVGVPGLGQPVATIKSLRVPSPPLTIQKSIAAALGALDDKIAVNERITLTALELSRSIYRNFSADASTSSELGNFVSLKYGKALREAERREGATPVYGCTGQVGWHDTPLTSGPTPVVGRKGANAGWVSWSPKPCWVIDTAFFVDINAKFISPEVAFLILETANLPALVGDSAVPGLNRDAAHKQLIKVLEPAAAAEVSERVRPLMTQATRVEQESRTLAALRDTLLPQLMSGKLRVRDAERIVEDAL, encoded by the coding sequence ATGTCTGAGTGGCCTACGGTCCGATTCGAAGAACTCGCAGCGGCAGAGAAAAGCGCATTCTCAAAGCCTTACGGGTCTGCGATCACCAAAGAGGACTACATCCCCCAAGGGATTCCAGTAGTCCGCGGAGTCAATCTCAGCAAAGGCGTGTTCCTTGATGATGAATTCGTGTTCATCAGCGGCGAGAAAGCTGATCAGATACCTGGAGCAAACTTAGCACCCGGCGATTTGGTCTTCACTCATCGGGGCACAGTAGGACAGATATCAATGATCCCTCGCACACCCCGATACCATCGGTACGTCCTTTCAACAAGCCAGGTTAAAGCCCGTCTTGACCCTAAACGGTCCCTTCCGGAGTTCTACTACTACTGGTTCTCATCCCCGGACGGCCAGCATGAGCTCCTCCAGAACGTATCAACCGTTGGCGTCCCCGGCCTGGGGCAGCCGGTAGCGACAATCAAGTCGCTTCGGGTTCCAAGCCCTCCGTTAACTATCCAGAAATCTATCGCAGCAGCGCTCGGGGCACTGGACGACAAGATCGCGGTCAACGAGCGCATCACATTGACAGCGCTTGAGTTGTCTCGTTCCATCTATAGGAATTTTTCTGCAGATGCAAGCACCTCTTCCGAACTAGGGAATTTCGTATCCCTTAAGTACGGTAAAGCACTTCGAGAGGCAGAACGCCGGGAAGGTGCTACACCCGTCTACGGATGCACCGGGCAGGTAGGTTGGCATGACACGCCACTGACATCCGGTCCGACTCCTGTGGTCGGAAGAAAGGGAGCAAATGCTGGCTGGGTTTCCTGGTCACCCAAGCCTTGCTGGGTGATTGACACAGCCTTCTTCGTGGATATCAACGCAAAGTTCATATCTCCTGAAGTTGCATTCCTCATACTGGAGACCGCAAACCTTCCCGCACTCGTGGGCGACTCAGCTGTGCCCGGGTTGAATCGAGATGCTGCACATAAGCAGCTCATCAAGGTCTTGGAACCGGCTGCGGCGGCTGAGGTGTCCGAACGCGTACGACCACTTATGACTCAAGCAACACGGGTGGAGCAGGAGTCTCGCACCCTCGCCGCCCTGCGCGACACCCTCCTCCCCCAGCTCATGTCCGGCAAGCTGCGCGTCCGGGATGCGGAGCGGATCGTCGAGGACGCCTTATGA
- a CDS encoding type I restriction-modification system subunit M: MPPRRRATPGQGELPGVSSTKEIQDILWKAADKLRGSMDAAQYKEFVLGLVFLKYVSDAFTERRDELAADPELAELPEHRRAAFLEDKDEYTEKNVFWVPPAARWDHIAANAQSADSGVGALLDAAMDAVMKSNPTLTGVLPKIFNRDNVDQKRLKELVDLISDARFTGHGDRPAQDVLGEVYEYFLEKFARAEGKRAGEFYTPASVVRLLVEVLEPYEGRVYDPCCGSGGMFVQSGKFVTNRRGRDHSHDIAVYGQEANERTWRLAKMNLAIHGMDPKGVGDRWADTFAEDKLPDLRADFVMANPPFNMSDWARKADDPKWRYGVPPQSNANYAWLQHIISKLGDRGSAGVVLSNGSMSSKSSGEGEIRAAMVQADLVACMVALPGNLFRTTAIPACLWFLTKDKTPQGGKALTDRRGEVLFIDARNLGTMVDRTERVLTDEDIVKIADTYHAWRGTKSAKEKGLTYENVLGFCHSAALKEIREHDFVLTPGRYVGAVEVEEDPDAEPVQERIARLTKELFEHFEESARLEKVVREQLGRIDV, encoded by the coding sequence ATGCCTCCACGCAGACGAGCGACCCCCGGCCAGGGCGAGTTGCCCGGCGTCTCCAGCACCAAGGAGATCCAGGACATCCTGTGGAAGGCTGCGGACAAGCTCCGCGGCTCCATGGACGCCGCCCAGTACAAGGAATTCGTGCTGGGGCTGGTCTTCCTCAAATACGTCTCCGACGCCTTCACCGAGCGCCGCGACGAGCTCGCCGCGGACCCGGAGCTGGCCGAGCTCCCCGAGCACCGCCGCGCCGCCTTCCTGGAGGACAAGGACGAGTACACCGAGAAGAACGTCTTCTGGGTGCCGCCGGCCGCCCGCTGGGACCACATCGCCGCCAACGCGCAGAGCGCGGACAGCGGGGTCGGCGCGCTCCTGGACGCTGCCATGGACGCGGTGATGAAGTCCAACCCGACCCTCACCGGCGTCCTGCCGAAGATCTTCAACCGGGACAACGTCGACCAGAAGCGGCTCAAGGAACTCGTCGACCTGATCAGCGACGCTCGCTTCACCGGCCACGGCGACCGCCCCGCGCAGGACGTGCTCGGCGAGGTCTACGAGTATTTCCTGGAGAAGTTCGCCCGCGCCGAGGGCAAGCGCGCCGGGGAGTTCTACACCCCCGCGAGCGTGGTGCGGCTTCTGGTGGAGGTACTGGAGCCGTACGAGGGGCGGGTGTACGACCCGTGCTGCGGCTCGGGCGGCATGTTCGTGCAGTCCGGCAAGTTCGTCACCAACCGGCGGGGCCGCGACCACAGCCACGACATCGCGGTCTACGGGCAGGAGGCCAACGAGCGCACCTGGCGGCTGGCGAAGATGAACCTCGCCATCCACGGCATGGACCCCAAGGGCGTGGGCGACCGGTGGGCCGACACCTTCGCCGAGGACAAGCTGCCCGACCTCAGGGCCGACTTCGTCATGGCCAACCCGCCGTTCAACATGTCCGACTGGGCACGCAAGGCCGACGACCCGAAGTGGCGGTACGGCGTGCCGCCGCAGTCGAACGCCAACTACGCCTGGCTCCAGCACATCATCTCCAAGCTGGGCGATCGGGGCAGCGCGGGTGTGGTGCTGTCGAACGGGTCGATGTCGTCCAAGTCGTCGGGCGAGGGCGAGATCCGCGCGGCCATGGTCCAGGCGGACCTGGTGGCCTGCATGGTGGCACTGCCCGGCAACCTGTTCCGCACCACCGCGATCCCTGCCTGCCTGTGGTTCCTGACCAAGGACAAGACCCCGCAGGGCGGCAAGGCCCTGACCGACCGCCGCGGCGAGGTGCTGTTCATCGACGCCCGGAACCTCGGCACGATGGTCGACCGCACCGAGCGTGTTTTGACGGACGAGGACATCGTGAAGATCGCCGACACCTACCACGCCTGGCGCGGTACGAAGTCGGCGAAGGAGAAGGGGCTGACGTACGAGAACGTGCTCGGCTTCTGTCACTCGGCGGCGTTGAAGGAGATTCGCGAGCACGACTTCGTGCTCACGCCGGGGCGGTACGTCGGCGCGGTAGAGGTCGAGGAGGACCCGGACGCGGAGCCGGTGCAGGAGCGGATCGCCCGGCTGACGAAGGAATTGTTCGAGCACTTCGAGGAGTCGGCGCGACTGGAGAAGGTCGTGCGGGAGCAGTTGGGGAGGATTGATGTCTGA